In one window of Mycobacteriales bacterium DNA:
- the glp gene encoding gephyrin-like molybdotransferase Glp, which translates to MRSVDAHLRQVLATVTPLRELELRLADAHGCVLAEDVDAAGAVPAYDTVAAAGYAVRSADVAAAAAQAPVGLHVVGDVPVGVAPAVTVQPGLAARVALGAVLPRGADAVVPAAWTDGGLAQVAVSRPVPPGAFVRAAGTDVAAGARVLSRDAVIGAPQVALLAAAGRRNVLVRPKPRVVVVSVGAELVEPGRDLAPGEVADAAGYGVAAAVREAGAIAFPAGIVPDDARRVADVVEDHLIQADLVVVCGGLGGGPYDVVSDVLGRLGSATFDEVAMHPGGVQGFAIVGDEAVPVFALPGEPGAALVAFEVFVRPALRRMLGAETLGRPHVSAVATTAFASPEGRRQFVRARVERSADRWVVTPTGETLTGLGAANALAVVPEDVTEVAAGTPLLTWLLERRGV; encoded by the coding sequence GTGAGGTCGGTCGACGCGCACCTGCGCCAGGTGCTCGCGACGGTGACGCCGTTGCGGGAGCTGGAGCTGCGGCTCGCCGACGCGCACGGCTGCGTGCTGGCCGAGGACGTGGACGCGGCCGGCGCGGTGCCGGCGTACGACACCGTCGCCGCCGCCGGGTACGCCGTCCGTTCCGCGGACGTGGCGGCCGCGGCGGCGCAGGCGCCGGTGGGGCTGCACGTCGTCGGCGACGTGCCGGTCGGCGTGGCGCCGGCGGTGACGGTGCAGCCGGGGCTCGCGGCGCGGGTCGCGCTGGGCGCGGTGCTGCCGCGCGGCGCGGACGCGGTGGTGCCGGCGGCGTGGACCGACGGCGGGCTGGCGCAGGTGGCGGTGAGCCGGCCGGTGCCGCCGGGGGCGTTCGTGCGCGCGGCGGGCACCGACGTCGCCGCGGGCGCGCGGGTGCTCTCCCGCGACGCGGTGATCGGCGCGCCGCAGGTCGCGCTGCTGGCGGCGGCCGGGCGGCGCAACGTCCTGGTCCGCCCGAAGCCGCGCGTCGTCGTCGTCTCCGTCGGCGCCGAGCTGGTCGAGCCGGGCCGCGACCTGGCGCCCGGCGAGGTCGCCGACGCGGCCGGGTACGGCGTCGCCGCGGCGGTCCGCGAGGCCGGGGCGATCGCGTTCCCGGCGGGGATCGTGCCGGACGACGCGCGGCGGGTCGCCGACGTGGTCGAGGACCACCTGATCCAGGCCGACCTCGTCGTCGTCTGCGGCGGCCTCGGCGGCGGCCCGTACGACGTCGTCAGCGACGTGCTCGGGCGGCTCGGCAGCGCGACGTTCGACGAGGTCGCGATGCACCCCGGCGGCGTGCAGGGGTTCGCGATCGTCGGCGACGAGGCAGTGCCGGTGTTCGCGCTGCCGGGGGAGCCGGGCGCGGCGCTGGTGGCGTTCGAGGTGTTCGTGCGCCCGGCGCTGCGGCGGATGCTCGGCGCCGAGACGCTGGGCCGGCCGCACGTGAGCGCCGTGGCGACGACGGCGTTCGCGTCGCCGGAGGGGCGGCGGCAGTTCGTCCGCGCCCGCGTCGAACGCTCCGCCGACCGCTGGGTCGTCACCCCCACCGGCGAGACGCTCACCGGCCTCGGCGCCGCCAACGCCCTCGCCGTCGTGCCCGAGGACGTGACGGAGGTCGCCGCGGGGACGCCGTTGCTGACCTGGCTGCTGGAACGCCGCGGCGTATGA
- a CDS encoding matrixin family metalloprotease — MSGYGRAAWAAGVLVATMLPAPPASAYVYYPGGCHLAATYSLGVANITFKGVDVSGYTTLTGLSAGRWNNVLTGAKLVTATTTYTVYATEMNFGSYGGDGTHDITCATSGGTFAVPSKAYANTYYTNTYSNPQRFSVMVHELGHVLGLDHNNDHGNCSVVQIMYVSIDRYDNCGVEYPKSDDVAGVESLY; from the coding sequence ATGAGCGGTTACGGACGGGCCGCCTGGGCGGCCGGTGTTCTCGTGGCGACGATGCTGCCGGCCCCGCCGGCGAGCGCGTACGTCTACTACCCGGGCGGTTGCCACCTCGCGGCGACGTATTCGCTCGGCGTCGCGAACATCACGTTCAAGGGCGTCGACGTCAGCGGCTACACCACCCTGACCGGCCTGTCCGCCGGCCGGTGGAACAACGTCCTGACCGGGGCGAAGCTGGTCACCGCCACGACGACCTACACCGTCTACGCCACGGAGATGAACTTCGGCAGCTACGGCGGCGACGGGACGCACGACATCACGTGCGCGACCTCCGGCGGGACCTTCGCGGTGCCGAGCAAGGCCTACGCGAACACGTATTACACGAACACCTACAGCAATCCGCAGCGGTTCAGCGTCATGGTGCACGAGCTCGGTCACGTGCTCGGTCTCGACCACAACAACGACCACGGCAACTGCTCGGTCGTGCAGATCATGTACGTCTCGATCGACCGTTACGACAACTGCGGCGTCGAGTACCCGAAGTCCGACGACGTCGCCGGCGTCGAGTCGCTGTACTAG
- a CDS encoding SIMPL domain-containing protein produces the protein MDETALVSVRGEAVLEVDPELASLNVVVRARDKERDRTLTRLDARSGEVLALVASFGAAVDRVETEAVHIGPELKDGRPNERITGYAAVVRHTVVVVDFTRLGDLTTRLAELELVTVSGPWWRLRPGSPVHRDARAAAAADAVTRAREYAAALGSRLVGLVELADTGLLADSVSGPVPVAPMAAMAPRAGGGAPAPVVLDVEPVKQVVRASVEARFAMTQPPAEVLG, from the coding sequence GCTGGTGTCGGTGCGGGGCGAGGCGGTGCTCGAGGTCGACCCCGAGCTCGCGTCGCTGAACGTCGTGGTGCGCGCCCGCGACAAGGAGCGCGACCGGACCCTCACCCGGCTCGACGCCCGGTCCGGCGAGGTGCTCGCGCTCGTGGCGTCGTTCGGCGCCGCCGTCGACCGGGTCGAGACCGAGGCCGTGCACATCGGCCCCGAGCTCAAGGACGGCAGGCCGAACGAACGCATCACCGGCTACGCGGCCGTCGTCCGGCACACCGTGGTCGTCGTCGACTTCACCCGCCTCGGCGACCTCACGACGCGGCTCGCCGAGCTGGAGCTGGTCACCGTGTCCGGCCCGTGGTGGCGGCTGCGGCCCGGCTCGCCGGTCCACCGCGACGCGCGCGCGGCGGCCGCCGCCGACGCCGTGACCCGGGCGCGCGAGTACGCCGCCGCGCTCGGCAGCCGCCTCGTCGGCCTGGTCGAGCTCGCCGACACCGGCCTGCTCGCCGACAGCGTCTCCGGGCCGGTGCCGGTCGCCCCGATGGCGGCCATGGCGCCGCGCGCGGGCGGCGGTGCGCCCGCGCCCGTCGTGCTCGACGTGGAGCCGGTGAAGCAGGTCGTCCGGGCGAGCGTCGAGGCGCGGTTCGCGATGACGCAGCCGCCCGCCGAGGTGCTCGGCTGA
- a CDS encoding GNAT family protein: MSHYGWPAVLRDGDVELRPYRMRDAAAWSEVRIANEAWLTPWEPSGAGSWVDRHAVTAFAPMLRQLRRYAREGTTLPFAVTYRGRLVGQVTAGNVWRGSLNSCFLGYWVDGRYAGRGITPTAVALLTDHCFGAARLHRVEVNIRPENTASRRVAEKLGFREEGVRERYLFIDGAYRDHLCYALTVEEVPGGLLRRWHSARRA; this comes from the coding sequence ATGAGCCACTACGGCTGGCCGGCGGTGCTGCGCGACGGCGACGTCGAGCTGCGCCCGTACCGGATGCGCGACGCCGCGGCGTGGAGCGAGGTGCGGATCGCCAACGAGGCGTGGCTCACGCCGTGGGAGCCGTCCGGCGCCGGCTCGTGGGTCGACCGGCACGCGGTGACGGCGTTCGCGCCGATGCTGCGGCAGCTCCGCCGGTACGCGCGCGAGGGGACGACGCTGCCGTTCGCGGTGACGTACCGCGGCCGGCTGGTCGGGCAGGTGACGGCCGGCAACGTCTGGCGCGGCAGCCTCAACTCCTGCTTCCTCGGCTACTGGGTGGACGGCCGCTACGCCGGCCGCGGCATCACACCGACCGCCGTCGCGCTGCTCACCGACCACTGCTTCGGCGCCGCGCGGCTGCACCGCGTCGAGGTCAACATCCGCCCGGAGAACACCGCCAGCCGCCGCGTCGCGGAGAAGCTCGGCTTCCGCGAGGAGGGGGTGCGCGAGCGGTACCTGTTCATCGACGGCGCGTACCGCGACCACCTCTGCTACGCGCTCACGGTCGAGGAGGTGCCGGGCGGCCTGCTGCGCCGGTGGCACTCCGCTCGGCGCGCCTAA
- the galU gene encoding UTP--glucose-1-phosphate uridylyltransferase GalU, with protein sequence MPPRTVTKAVVPAAGLGTRFLPATKATPKEMLPVVDKPAIQYVVEEAVRAGLTDLLLVTGRGKRALEDHFDRHWELESALEAKGDDRRLGLVRDPVELADVHYIRQGEPKGLGHAVLCAAAHVGDQPFAVLLGDDLIDERDPLLEPMIAAQAEHGGSVVALMEVPRDQIALYGCAAVEGDGDLVRVTGLVEKPDPAEAPSSLAVIGRYVLSPGIFDALRDTKPGRGDEIQLTDAMQALLADEPMHGVVFRGRRYDTGDRLDYLKAVVRLAAGREDLGPEFRAWLREFAGTV encoded by the coding sequence ATGCCGCCTCGCACCGTCACCAAGGCCGTCGTGCCCGCCGCCGGCCTGGGGACGCGGTTCCTCCCGGCCACCAAGGCGACGCCGAAGGAGATGCTGCCCGTCGTCGACAAGCCCGCCATCCAGTACGTCGTGGAGGAGGCGGTGCGCGCGGGCCTCACCGACCTGCTGCTGGTGACCGGGCGCGGGAAGCGCGCGCTCGAGGACCACTTCGACCGGCACTGGGAGCTGGAGTCGGCGCTGGAGGCGAAGGGCGACGACCGCCGGCTCGGCCTGGTCCGCGACCCGGTCGAGCTCGCCGACGTCCACTACATCCGCCAGGGCGAGCCGAAGGGGCTCGGCCACGCGGTGCTCTGCGCGGCCGCGCACGTGGGCGACCAGCCGTTCGCGGTGCTGCTCGGCGACGACCTGATCGACGAGCGCGACCCGCTGCTCGAGCCGATGATCGCCGCGCAGGCGGAGCACGGCGGCAGCGTCGTGGCGCTGATGGAGGTGCCGCGCGACCAGATCGCGCTCTACGGCTGCGCCGCCGTCGAGGGCGACGGCGACCTCGTCCGCGTCACCGGCCTGGTGGAGAAGCCGGACCCGGCGGAGGCGCCGAGCAGCCTCGCCGTCATCGGCCGCTACGTCCTCTCCCCCGGCATCTTCGACGCACTGCGCGACACCAAGCCCGGGCGCGGCGACGAGATCCAGCTCACCGACGCGATGCAGGCGCTGCTGGCGGACGAGCCCATGCACGGCGTGGTCTTCCGCGGCCGCCGCTACGACACCGGCGACCGGCTCGACTACCTCAAGGCGGTGGTCCGGCTGGCGGCGGGGCGGGAGGACCTGGGGCCGGAGTTCCGGGCCTGGCTGCGCGAGTTCGCGGGCACGGTGTGA